One segment of Desmodus rotundus isolate HL8 chromosome 6, HLdesRot8A.1, whole genome shotgun sequence DNA contains the following:
- the SLC26A2 gene encoding sulfate transporter isoform X1 codes for MSSESAERHGLAPKDSVEGNGQYSPPSKIHVEPEKESSTDFQQFKTTDPWRHYPRIYMEPEEKSNANFKQFVIKKLQKSCQCSPTKAKNTIFGFLPVLRWLPKYDLKKNILGDVMSGLIVGILLVPQSIAYSLLAGQEPIYGLYTSFFASLIYFLLGTSRHISVGIFGILCLMIGEVVDRELNKAGYDTAHSAPSLGMVSNGSTSLNLTSDSVCSRSCYAITVGSTVTFMAGVYQVAMGFFQVGFVSVYLSDALLSGFVTGASFTILTSQVKYLLGLSLPRSNGVGSLITTWIHIFRNIHKTNICDLITSLLCLLVLLPTKELNERFKSKLKAPIPTELIVVVAATLASHFGKLNEKYNTSIAGHIPIGFMPPKAPDWNLIPSVATDAIAISIIGFAITVSLSEMFAKKHGYTVKANQEMYAIGFCNIIPSFFHCFTTSAALAKTLVKESTGCQTQLSGVMTALVLLLVLLVIAPLFYSLQKSVLGVITIVNLRGALCKFKDLPKMWRVNRMDTVIWFVTMLSSALISTEIGLLIGVCFSMFCVILRTQKPQSSLLGLVEESGIFESMSAYKNLQAKPGIKIFRFVAPLYYINKECFKSALYKKTLNPILVKAAQKKAAKRKTKKEAVSLGAIQDEVAVQLSRDPLDLHTVVIDCSAVQFLDTAGIHTLKEVRRDYGAIGIQVLLAQCNPSVRDSLSRGEYCQKEDENLFYSVHEAIAFAEESQTQKGIGIPNGLSLVIN; via the exons ATGTCTTCGGAGAGTGCAGAGCGGCATGGCCTTGCGCCCAAGGACTCGGTTGAAGGAAACGGCCAGTACAGTCCTCCGTCTAAGATCCACGTGGAGCCTGAAAAGGAATCCAGTACTGACTTCCAGCAATTTAAGACCACTGATCCATGGAGACATTATCCTAGGATCTACATGGAACCTGAAGAGAAATCAAACGCCAACTTTAAACAGTTCGTCATCAAAAAACTACAGAAGAGTTGCCAGTGCAGCCCAACCAAAGCAAAAAATACGATTTttggcttccttcctgtcttgCGGTGGCTCCCAAAGTATGatctgaagaaaaacattttaggaGATGTGATGTCTGGCTTGATTGTGGGCATTTTATTGGTGCCCCAGTCCATTGCTTATTCCCTTTTAGCTGGCCAGGAGCCGATCTATGGTCTGTACACCTCTTTTTTTGCCAGCCTAATTTATTTCTTACTGGGGACTTCTCGTCACATCTCTGTGGGCATTTTTGGAATACTGTGCCTTATGATTGGTGAGGTAGTTGACCGAGAGCTGAACAAAGCTGGCTATGACACAGCCCATAGTGCCCCGTCTTTAGGGATGGTTTCGAATGGGAGCACCTCATTGAACCTGACGTCAGACAGCGTATGTAGCAGAAGTTGCTACGCAATTACAGTGGGCAGCACCGTAACTTTTATGGCTGGAGTTTATCAG gtAGCGATGGGCTTCTTTCAAGTGGGCTTTGTTTCTGTCTACCTCTCAGATGCCTTGTTGAGTGGATTTGTCACTGGTGCCTCCTTCACTATTCTTACGTCTCAGGTTAAGTACCTCCTTGGGCTCAGCCTTCCTCGGAGTAATGGCGTGGGCTCACTCATCACTACTTGGATACATATCTTCAGAAATATCCATAAGACCAATATCTGTGATCTCATCACCAGCCTTTTGTGCCTTTTGGTTCTTTTGCCAACCAAAGAACTCAATGAGCGCTTCAAGTCCAAGCTCAAGGCACCAATTCCTACTGAACTCATTGTCGTCGTGGCAGCCACATTAGCCTCTCACTTTGGAAAACTGAATGAGAAATACAATACCAGTATTGCTGGACACATTCCCATTGGCTTCATGCCCCCCAAAGCCCCGGACTGGAACTTAATTCCTAGTGTGGCTACAGATGCCATAGCTATTTCTATCATTGGTTTTGCTATCACTGTATCACTTTCTGAGATGTTCGCCAAGAAACATGGCTACACAGTCAAAGCCAACCAGGAAATGTATGCCATCGGCTTTTGCAATATCATCCCTTCCTTCTTCCACTGCTTTACTACTAGCGCAGCTCTTGCAAAGACGTTGGTTAAAGAATCGACGGGCTGCCAGACTCAGCTTTCTGGGGTGATGACAGCTCTGGTTCTTTTGTTGGTCCTCCTGGTAATAGCCCCTTTATTCTATTCCCTTCAGAAAAGTGTCCTTGGCGTGATCACTATTGTAAATCTCCGGGGAGCTCTATGTAAATTCAAGGATCTGCCCAAGATGTGGAGGGTTAACAGAATGGATACAGTTATCTGGTTCGTGACTATGCTGTCCTCTGCACTGATAAGTACTGAAATTGGCCTGCTTATTGGAGTTTGTTTTTCTATGTTTTGTGTCATCCTCCGTACTCAGAAGCCACAGAGTTCATTGCTTGGCCTGGTGGAAGAGTCTGGCATTTTTGAGTCCATGTCTGCTTACAAAAACCTGCAGGCTAAGCCAGGCATCAAGATTTTCCGCTTTGTAGCCCCTCTCTACTACATcaataaagaatgttttaaatctGCTTTATACAAAAAGACTCTCAACCCAATCTTAGTAAAGGCAGCTCAGAAGaaggcagcaaagagaaagacCAAAAAGGAAGCAGTGAGTCTCGGTGCGATCCAGGATGAAGTGGCCGTGCAACTCTCCCGTGACCCCTTGGACCTCCACACCGTTGTGATTGACTGCAGTGCGGTCCAGTTTCTGGATACAGCAGGAATCCACACGCTGAAAGAAGTTCGCAGAGATTATGGAGCCATTGGCATCCAAGTTCTGCTGGCTCAGTGCAATCCCTCTGTGAGGGATTCCCTGTCCCGGGGAGAGTACTGCCAAAAGGAAGATGAAAACCTTTTTTATAGTGTACACGAAGCGATAGCTTTTGCAGAAGAATCTCAAACTCAGAAAGGAATAGGTATTCCCAACGGTCTGAGTCTAGTGATCAATTGA
- the SLC26A2 gene encoding sulfate transporter isoform X2 has protein sequence MSSESAERHGLAPKDSVEGNGQYSPPSKIHVEPEKESSTDFQQFKTTDPWRHYPRIYMEPEEKSNANFKQFVIKKLQKSCQCSPTKAKNTIFGFLPVLRWLPKYDLKKNILGDVMSGLIVGILLVPQSIAYSLLAGQEPIYGLYTSFFASLIYFLLGTSRHISVGIFGILCLMIGEVVDRELNKAGYDTAHSAPSLGMVSNGSTSLNLTSDSVCSRSCYAITVGSTVTFMAGVYQVAMGFFQVGFVSVYLSDALLSGFVTGASFTILTSQKSVLGVITIVNLRGALCKFKDLPKMWRVNRMDTVIWFVTMLSSALISTEIGLLIGVCFSMFCVILRTQKPQSSLLGLVEESGIFESMSAYKNLQAKPGIKIFRFVAPLYYINKECFKSALYKKTLNPILVKAAQKKAAKRKTKKEAVSLGAIQDEVAVQLSRDPLDLHTVVIDCSAVQFLDTAGIHTLKEVRRDYGAIGIQVLLAQCNPSVRDSLSRGEYCQKEDENLFYSVHEAIAFAEESQTQKGIGIPNGLSLVIN, from the exons ATGTCTTCGGAGAGTGCAGAGCGGCATGGCCTTGCGCCCAAGGACTCGGTTGAAGGAAACGGCCAGTACAGTCCTCCGTCTAAGATCCACGTGGAGCCTGAAAAGGAATCCAGTACTGACTTCCAGCAATTTAAGACCACTGATCCATGGAGACATTATCCTAGGATCTACATGGAACCTGAAGAGAAATCAAACGCCAACTTTAAACAGTTCGTCATCAAAAAACTACAGAAGAGTTGCCAGTGCAGCCCAACCAAAGCAAAAAATACGATTTttggcttccttcctgtcttgCGGTGGCTCCCAAAGTATGatctgaagaaaaacattttaggaGATGTGATGTCTGGCTTGATTGTGGGCATTTTATTGGTGCCCCAGTCCATTGCTTATTCCCTTTTAGCTGGCCAGGAGCCGATCTATGGTCTGTACACCTCTTTTTTTGCCAGCCTAATTTATTTCTTACTGGGGACTTCTCGTCACATCTCTGTGGGCATTTTTGGAATACTGTGCCTTATGATTGGTGAGGTAGTTGACCGAGAGCTGAACAAAGCTGGCTATGACACAGCCCATAGTGCCCCGTCTTTAGGGATGGTTTCGAATGGGAGCACCTCATTGAACCTGACGTCAGACAGCGTATGTAGCAGAAGTTGCTACGCAATTACAGTGGGCAGCACCGTAACTTTTATGGCTGGAGTTTATCAG gtAGCGATGGGCTTCTTTCAAGTGGGCTTTGTTTCTGTCTACCTCTCAGATGCCTTGTTGAGTGGATTTGTCACTGGTGCCTCCTTCACTATTCTTACGTCTCAG AAAAGTGTCCTTGGCGTGATCACTATTGTAAATCTCCGGGGAGCTCTATGTAAATTCAAGGATCTGCCCAAGATGTGGAGGGTTAACAGAATGGATACAGTTATCTGGTTCGTGACTATGCTGTCCTCTGCACTGATAAGTACTGAAATTGGCCTGCTTATTGGAGTTTGTTTTTCTATGTTTTGTGTCATCCTCCGTACTCAGAAGCCACAGAGTTCATTGCTTGGCCTGGTGGAAGAGTCTGGCATTTTTGAGTCCATGTCTGCTTACAAAAACCTGCAGGCTAAGCCAGGCATCAAGATTTTCCGCTTTGTAGCCCCTCTCTACTACATcaataaagaatgttttaaatctGCTTTATACAAAAAGACTCTCAACCCAATCTTAGTAAAGGCAGCTCAGAAGaaggcagcaaagagaaagacCAAAAAGGAAGCAGTGAGTCTCGGTGCGATCCAGGATGAAGTGGCCGTGCAACTCTCCCGTGACCCCTTGGACCTCCACACCGTTGTGATTGACTGCAGTGCGGTCCAGTTTCTGGATACAGCAGGAATCCACACGCTGAAAGAAGTTCGCAGAGATTATGGAGCCATTGGCATCCAAGTTCTGCTGGCTCAGTGCAATCCCTCTGTGAGGGATTCCCTGTCCCGGGGAGAGTACTGCCAAAAGGAAGATGAAAACCTTTTTTATAGTGTACACGAAGCGATAGCTTTTGCAGAAGAATCTCAAACTCAGAAAGGAATAGGTATTCCCAACGGTCTGAGTCTAGTGATCAATTGA